Sequence from the Pagrus major chromosome 15, Pma_NU_1.0 genome:
TTTTGACTTTCcttttatgtaaaaaatgatCAGTGGCTAAAAAattgagtaaaaaaacaaagctatttTTCATATTGAGCtcatgcataaaaaaaatgacagttttcATAAGAACATGTGATAACAGGGTACAACTCTCcatttactttcatttttcatgctttaattttattttatggtgCTTCTTCACAAATCTACATCCACTCAACTTTCACCGAACATAAAACCACCGTAAATCTGACCAGGATGATTTTGTAATTTGTGGGTAATTCCACCACACatactcacactcacactcacactcacacacacatgtcttCGTATCAGCGTCGCTCTTCAAAAGTTTTTCCAtcggatggaggagaggatggtgTGGATGAAGTAGAAGAGTGTGGCCAGGAAggcaaacacctgaaacacacacacgaatgaaaacatattttattgtttggaGCTATTGATGGTAAAGATAATATAAGTTTGTATTTAACATGTGTTTGTAGTCATAAACAGAACATGTGGATCAGTTAATAGTATCATGTACACACAGAAAGGATTGACTTAGtatagatatgttgggtttaagtgtgtttctccatgcatctcccattgacAATACAACCAGCACCGcagtctggccccaaagcaaGATTCGGTGACacaatgacccttccttcttttttaggttccttggttTTTAGACCAATAGGCCTTCCCATTCAACTCATTAGGGAAATACAATCTTGCTGTCTAAGCCACTGCTGACCCTGATGAAGACCTATGTTGGTCGCAAcgtcattttaaatacatattgcAATGTTAAATAAAGTGCATTTTAATAATGCACAAATCCTACAGTGTGCCTTAGATTGTTTTTGAAGGAGAcagaattataaaaaaaaacctgtaaaatggctcaaaaaatgtaaagaatgtCAAGCTGTTTGTTATTTAAGTGCtgtaatgtacattttttagtGCTGTACAGATGAATAGCAGTATGTACTCAGTTCTCACCACAGCAGCGATGTCAATCTGGTAGATTTTTGTTACGCCTGAAAGTGGTTTAAGCAGGAAGGTGATATAAGCCAAAGCCACGCCCGCACTGAGGTAGAAGAACGCTGCCAGGCCGTGGTAAGCAAAgtcctggagacacacacagatttttaaCATTACAACACTTTCTCTcagtttcattcattctttctctCGTTCTGATCTCTTCCTCTTACAGCAGCAGCCCAGCCGGAGCTGTTCTTATGACCTCCAGCGGCGAAGATGATCATCCAGAGGAAAGTCATGACAAAGCAGAAGACGGAGACAAACATCACCCAGCCCAGAGGCATCGGAGGGTTCACGTGGGTCGACGCCACCAGGATCCACACCAGACCACCAAACACCTGCAAAGATGGAGGGAGCAGGTGGACAGAGGGCATTATGATTTTGGATATCAGCGTCACTAAAGATCCCTTTTTGTTccttgcctctgtgtgtcttgtgtttgggtccctttttttaataaagtctgaacaaaaggctcattctaaggtaaagAAAGCACATCAATTCTTAGTTTCTGGTGATTATCCACCAATTAACACATAAATATTCATATtgtattccatttctgccacccgtaaatcctacacactggacctttaatgaacTTACTCGCTAACATAAACCTTTTTTGCAGCGCAGTAATCCCCTACAGACATGAAATCCTACCACcagcagaaatgtgttttgatacTCTTGGATTCTTCTCCTTAGGCAAGCTATTTCCCCTCAAATGACCTGTGACTTACATGCTCATTTTCTCTCAATCTAAATGGGCTTAGCTGCGACCACCATTATTTTGACTTGGACAGTATTTTATAGGTCACCTGCGTTATTGATCAAACATTACCTGGATGCAGGCCGATTTACACAACTACACCTGGATCAAATGACTTAtgcaataaaattaaataataataatcactggATTTTTGTATTTACTGCAAGTTTAAGCTTCAGTTTTTCTATTTGGTCCCATTTAAGTCAAGAATCAGCAAACTGGGCTTGCAGACAGCAGCCTAAAAAAGCACAAATCAAAATTAGGTCAAAaccataaaatgtaaaagtcaaCAATTAACATGAAATAGCCGTCAAACTAACAAGTCGGCAGGACCAGAGGTCACATCTCTCCACGTTGACTCAACAAACATGTCTCTCTTTACTTACAATAGCACAGGGTGGGTGGTGTTTAGTTACTTCAGATAACGTGTTAACCACATCCCTGTGATCGAAATTCTCAGGAATTCATTTTTACTGAGTCATGAACCACCTGCCTGAATATACGAGCATATAAAAGTGAACAGAGATAATAGTTTGCAACGTAAAAAAAGCCTTTGTGTCAATTTAAACACGAACCATACCTTATTTAATGATTCTGACCCTACTTTGGTAAAGAATCAACTGTTTCCACACTACCGGAAGAAGGTAATTTGTGCCGTTACGCATGGGGTGCTTCTCAGCTCATTTCTTAACCTACATAGTCAATGTTTTTAAGACTTCCAGCATGAAATAGCCATctaaataaaggctttttaaccaTTTTGGCAGAAGATCGCCTTGGAATATTCCCTACCAAAGAGCGccttcatcacattttgtttgagcTACCCGAGCACTgtagactttttcttttctgaatgACTGATTGAAATACACTACATAAGTCTTAAGTCAATAAAAAAGATTTCACTGTACGGTGAAAGATTTTGTCACTAGAAcaactttaaaacacttttcCCGATCACTTTAAAGTTCACACAACATTAGTTTTACTGCTGAACACcacaaaataatctgaaaagACAGACTTCGTCACTTCAACAAACTCTCTTTTCAATGCACACTTTTAAATTGTTGGGACTACAAGACACTGATGAATTTTCTGTTACATTCAGCTTCTTAACAACGAGGGGTGGAGTTGCCTTCAATCCAAAAAGTTTAATCTCTTCAAGTTAATGT
This genomic interval carries:
- the LOC141009772 gene encoding myelin and lymphocyte protein-like; amino-acid sequence: MAATTAQPMGSLPSGLGICTTAPDILYLPELVFGGLVWILVASTHVNPPMPLGWVMFVSVFCFVMTFLWMIIFAAGGHKNSSGWAAADFAYHGLAAFFYLSAGVALAYITFLLKPLSGVTKIYQIDIAAVVFAFLATLFYFIHTILSSIRWKNF